The Nematostella vectensis chromosome 6, jaNemVect1.1, whole genome shotgun sequence region TACTAAATACaatgtcttttttctttctttttcgttATTTTATCTCCATTTCCCTCTAGTTCCAGACTCCACCCTAGGGTTGGTAGTGACCGCTGATGATGTACCGAAGGCTCGGTTCCGTTCCGCCTCGTTCACAAGCTGTGGATGGCGGCTGCCATGTTAGCGATTCTTTGCCGATAAAACCTTCGATTCTTTTCAGGAAACAGCTCTCTTGCAGATCTACAACCTGCAGAGGCCTTTGCCGGCTACTAGACATCCTGTTCGAGCTGTATATAAGAAATACCGTGGATTTTACGGTGGTTTCAGTCGAAGTGAACGCTCGTACCAAGTGGAACGAGCACTGCAAGTCTAGGGGGTGGTCACTCAATACCCTCATCACAACCAACTATGCCGGCAGTCAAAGGCGAGGGAATGCGAGGCCTAGCGGTCTTTATATCTGACATTCGCAACTGTAAGTGTTTCTGCTGTTTACCCCATGATTAAGAGTGGAATTATGAGCATTTGTGAACTGCAAATTCGCATTGACACGTGTGACAAGAGCTAAACATTAGTGTGAGGGGTAAAGTAGCGGGAAgttattttgtaaatgaaGAGACATACTTCAACTCACTCCTGCTGATTCATTTTGTTATCTTGCCTCTGATCCATCTACAGGCAAGTCCAAAGAAGCAGAGATAAAGCGAATCAACAAGGAATTGGCGAATATTAGAAACAAATTCAAAGGTAAATCGAGTATGCTGAATTGTTGTTGAAGAGTACATTCATTGCCTTCAATACCTCATCAGCCAAGCAGTACTCCAATTGCATCTAACTTTGATTTTGATCTCATTCCCAGGGGATAAACAGCTCGATGGATaccagaaaaagaaatatgtcTGTAAACTTCTTTTCATATTTCTGCTTGGTCATGATATTGATTTCGGTCATATGGAAGCCGTAAACCTACTGTCTTCAAACAAATACACCGAGAAGCAAATAGTAAGTGCAATCGAACGTTTGTCAATTAGGATCCCTAATCCAGCTAAAAAATTCCCTTAAAAAAGTCTTCTAATGATTTCtagttttattgatttattcactttaattttgaaaacaattacGTCCTGTTTTAAGGTGCATTTACGATTCTGTTAGTTGATTATAGCGATGAAAACTTTGTGTTGAAATCATCATGAAGTCAAATCGTACTTATCGAGGAAAGTTTATTTTCGCTATGTGATCTATTTGCCTATGTGTCTCTCTACCAATATGCTCTTTGTAATTACTATGTTATTAATGATACAATGTACAAGGTGTTACAGTTATGATCTTTGCAATTTGGAATTATTAGAACAATGGCATACTTTCAAAAAATAATGTACAAATTTATTCTGTAAAAGGATAAATTCATCACTTTTTATGGTTACCTATATTGTACCTTGATAAATGTGTTTATGGGTTTATTCTCTAGATAGTATAAATAACAGACAAATTAACAATATGTATTTCTGATGTGCTCTTATTGCAATGAAGGAATGTTATCTGCATGATTTTCACATTGAGCCCGGAAAAGCAAGATATTGTCTCTTGAGTAAATTATTCTCAATTTGTTCCTCTTGATAATGACTTAAACCAAAGGCTAGTGTAACAACTCATTTTGTACTCATCTGAAGGGCTATTAGTAAAATGTGGGCGAGCTAAGCCTAATCAACTCATTTGAATATGGGACATTTACACCAATGAATAATTAGGcctatttgctattttgtgAGTGAACTATTTTTCCATCTTCTGGGCAGTATGCCTTTTGTATTTTCACCTCTCTATTTggatttatgttttttgaaGGGATATTGTGTGATTTCCTTTGCAATGACGGCATAGACCTCCCCCTAAAAAGTCATGCAATGGATTTAAGTAATTTTTTATGAATTCCATTTATTTTGACACCTTAGAGCCTAAttgtttttcaaaattgtaGTCTGTGTTTGAACTCCATGAAGAATCTGCTGCTCTTACATTCTCTTTGAGTATTGTGCTTTTCTAGGGATTACTTACACTTTGGTTGTTGTGCTTTTCTAGGGATAATTTACCCTTGGGTTTCTGTGTTTTTATATAGGGATAACTTACCATTTAGTAAGTGCTTTTCTAGGGATAACTTACGCTTTGGTTGTTGTGCTTTTCTAGGGATAATTTACCCTTGGGTTTCTGTGCTTTTATAGGGATAACTTACCATTTAGTAAGTGCTTTTCTAGGGATAACTTACCCTTTGGTTGTTGTGCTTTTCTAGGGATAACTTACCCTTTGGATTCTGTGCTTTTCTATGGATAACTTACTCTGAAGTTTCTGTGATTTTCTAGGGATGACTTACCCTCTGGTTTTGTGATTTTCCAGGGATACCTGTTCATCTCCGTGCTCGTCAGTGCTAATAGTGAGCTGATCAAGCTCATTGTCCAGAGCATCAAGAATGACCTCTCTAGCCGCAATGCCATCTTTGTCTGCCTGGCACTTCAGTGTATTGCTAACATTGGCAACCAGGAGATGGTTGACCAGCTTGGGTCAGAGGTCCCGAAGCTCCTGGTCTCCCCCGACACAAGTGACAGTGTCAAGCAATGTGCAGCCCTCTGTGTCTTGAAGCTGTTTCGTTTGAATGAAAACCTTCTGCCCCCGGGGGAGTGGACGTCCAGGATTGTCCAGTTACTCAATGACAAGCACCTGGTACGTATTTTTGTGGTTGTTCCTGTTTTGGTTATTGTTAAAGCTAACTATGATTATGTTTTAAGGGTGTTGTTACATCTGCGACAAGCTTGATCCAGGGACTTGTTCAGAAATCACCAGATGAGTACAAAGGGTGTATTCAGCTGGCCGTTTCTCGTCTAAGCAGGGTATGTGGCTAATTTGTAGAATACCATTATCATCCAATGGTCTTTCTCCATTTTCAGATACTAATATAACATCAAGCTTAAGCCTTCCTCCATTCTTTAGTATTGTCCAACTATACCTTATTAACTTTGaaattgtttgtttattttaccttTGTTCTCATTATCAGCATTGTAGCCAAAGCAGTTTAGAGATTTTGATATTGCACACACAATTCTTTTAACCTATCATACACCATCATACACATTGTGTTTTCTATGGTGTAGATAGTGACACCCTCATACACATTGTGTTTTCTATGGTGTAGATTGTGACACATCAAACAAGTTATGGTTTCTAGTGTAGATTGTGACACCATTATACACCTTCTGTTTTCTATGGCGTAGATTGTGACACCATCATACACTTTGTCTTTTCTATGGTGTAGATTGTGACACCATTATACACATTGTGTTTTCTATGGTGTAGATTTTGACACCATCATACACCTTGTGTTTTGAATTGTGTAGATTGTGACACCATCATACACCTTGTGTTTTGAATGGTGTAGATTGTGACACCATCATACACTTTGTGTTTTCTATGGTGTAGATTGTGACACATCAAACAAGTTATGGTTTCTATGGTGTAGATTGTGACACCATCATACCCATTGTGTTTTCATGGTGTAGATTGTGACACCATCTGACATGTTATGTTTTCTATGGGGTAGATTGTGACCTCCTCATACACTGACCTGCAAGACTACACCTACTATTTTGTGCCGGCGCCATGGCTGTGCATCAAGCTGATCAAGCTGCTTCAGATGTACCCTCCACCAGGTATACACTAGATATGTTTAGATATCTTAATTCAAATGTGATATGATAGCTTGATGTGAGGGGTGCATGCTAGAAGCCTGTTCTACTTGATTtttcaaggttttttttataaagtgcTATATGAGAATTAGTTAACTCTGTTCCTTCCTCAGATGATCCTGCAATTTCAGCAAGACTACATGAGTGTCTTGATACGATTCTTAACAAGGCACAGGTTTGTACACATTCTGTAATTACACAAgatttactttttttcaaacaatatTGGGAGACATTTGTCCCAAGAGCCCTGGGCTCATCTAGGGGACTCATGCCATTTAtacaattataattataatcatACTTGGTACAAATGCTGATTATACTATTGAATCTTTCAGGAACCTCCCAAATCCAAGAAAGTTCAGCACTCGAATGCCAGGAATGCTGTACTTTTTGAAGCCATCAACCTTATTATTCACATGGACAGGTGAGTCCTTACAGGTGTGGTTAAATGACATTGTCATTGTAACATCATCAAGGAATTGATATTAAAGATTGGATTAATCATTGATGTGCATTGAACTCAGCAAACATGTACAGATGATTGTTACTAACCTTTTTACTAAAGCTTATTACATCTTTGCATTGACAGGAGCTCATTGATGTAAAATCTTGTCTGTTGAACAgcctgatgttttctttgCCAACTGTAGTTTTGTGTTATGTAATATGGTACTATTATCTGTCATTATAGCCTGTCATTATAGCCTGTGATTTTAACCTGTCAATAAGAGTATGCAATGAGCTTGGCTAGCTCTTGACTCATCTTGATGTAATATGTTATGTAACACAGTGTTGCATGTTATCTACTAGCGATCAAAGCCTGTTAATAAGAGGATGCAATCAGCTTGGCCAATTCTTGACCCACCGTGAAACCAACCTGAGGTACCTGGCACTTGAAGGACTGTGTTTAATGTCGAACAGTGAGTTCTCAGTTGATGCCGTCAGAAAACATCAGGAAACTGTCATGGGCGCCCTCAAGGTAAGGCAACTACAAAAGGTAGACTACAGCAACTCTTGTTAGCACTCTATAGTGTCAATCATCTTTTGTGCATTTTCTAACCCTCTGCTTCCTATCTAAGTAACCATAAAAGACCCTGTCCAATATTGGCTTTTCAATctcttattgttgttttttttttttttttttttatcaacaaAGGGTCCAGAATAATCAACATTTGGAAATGTGTTATTTTAAAGACGCTCTACAAAATGTGTGAATGTATATACAGTAGCTTTAACaaacttttattttatcttcaGACTGAAAGAGATGTTAGTGTTCGTCAACGTGCTGTCGACCTGTTGTATGCGATGTGCGATAAAAACAATGCAGAAGAGATAGTGTCCGAAATGCTTGAGTACCTTGAGACAGCCGACTACTCCATCAAAGAGGAGATGGTACAGTACTTAAATAGATATTATAATACAGTATAAAGATGTTATATACTAAACATAAGTTATATAAGAAAATGTTCAATAGAAATTGCACCCCTTCCAAATAGCTTGTACATTCTGCACAGTAAAGTTGTTGTGATTTGATAGTGCGAGAGGACTGATGAAATAGGAGGTTAGGGGGCTTCTTGTCCTATTTATCGAGACTTGGTCTTCATTCAATTGCTGACAATCTCCTTTAGGTGCTGAAGGTTGCTATACTTTCTGAGAAATATGCGACAGACTACTCTTGGTATGTGGACACCATCCTAACCCTGATCAGAATTGCTGGAGATTACGTCAGTGAAGAGGTATGCCGTCAAAACCACTCAGGGGTACCTTCCCTTGATACTGCAGAACCTTGATATCACAATATGGCAAATGACTGAAAAATTGTATTGTTGTATAGAGaacattattattaaataagtatCTCATATCTTTTACTGTTGTTTGGACCTAAAATGTTAAGCCATATGCAGATCTCAAATTGAGGTTCCATTGTACTCTAACCCTTTATTCTTTTGGATACAATGTTTTCTTGCAGACTTGTTTCAGTATATTTTTACCAGCTTTAATTCCCTTATCATTATTGTACAGTTATCATTCGTGCGCTTATTCCATGAGTGGATAGACACCAATTGGCATGTTCACTAACAACATGTTCCTAAACAATTGAGATTTTCTTGTGTTAGAAATGACATAAATCAATTATGGTGGTTTTCATCTTGTAGGTCTGGTATCGTGTGATCCAAATAGTCATTAACAGGGATGACATCCAGGGATATGCTGCAAAAACTGTGTTTGAAGCTCTCCAGCACCCGGCCTGTCACGAGAACATGGTCAAGGTTGGCGGTTACATCCTTGGCGAGTTTGGTAACCTGATCGCTGGTGATCCTCGCTCAAGGTGGGCCACTCTCCTCCTTCATCCCTCATCACTCCCTCACTTCTGTCTATTATTTAGTCACATGTGAGTTGTGGTTTTCCTTCAGTCCTAACTATTATGTATTCATGCTTGAGTTCCGATTTTCCTTTAGTCCTATGGTACAGTTCCAGCTGTTGCACAGCAAGTTTCCCCTTTGTGCTTCCTCAACACGTGGTCTACTGCTCTCCACGTACATCAAGTTTATCAACTTATTCCCTGAGATCAAGCCATATATCCAGGAGGTACTAATATTAACTGTTCTTTGAATAAACCAGAGGTGGCCTAAGGTGTAGTTAGATGATTCATTCTACAAAATGAAATGCTAAAAAAGCCgagttgtttttttgtggAGGAAAACCTGCAAAACACCCTCTGCCCTATGAACTGGAAAAGAACCTAAtagtgagaggcacaggcagaAATCTACCAACAGCATCCCCCTGCTACTCCCCAACATATAGAAAGAGTGATTTCCtgaatattataataataatgcttttataataataaaagcatTTGAAGCATCACATTGTTAAACATAGAACACTGTAAAAGGTGTCAGGTTTCCTGAATACTTGTGCTAATCTATTATGTCGTCCTCGGCAGATACTGAGAAGTGATTCTAATTTGAGGAACTCTGATGCTGAGATACAGCAGAGAGCCCTAGAGTACCTGAAACTCAGCACGGTAGCCTCCCCTGATGTACTGGTAGGTGACCCATTCTTGTTACCTCAGGTTGTTTGGACGAAAACACTGCAACTATAAGATATTATATTCAAGAAGTCTAAGATTTCTTAATGTATCCATAAGAAAATACCACTTATCCTAGCTACTTGCCTGTTGCAAGGGAAAACAATCTGGCAATGTTTCTTACTATTTTACAATAGCTTGTTAAATTGTTTAAATtcctaatattttttttttgcttttttgtttttcactaAAGGCCACAGTGTTGGAAGAAATGCCGCCGTTCCCTGAGAGAGAGTCATCTATACTTGCCAAATTGAAAAAGAAGAAACCAAATGCTGTCAAGGAGAGGGATGAAAAGCCAACTGACAGTAGTGATAAACCTACCACTAATGGCCAAGTATCAAATGCAGCCCCCCAGGTCAAGGTAACAAGTCTGTGTACTGCAGGGCATTACTGTAGCCAGGAGTAACTGTGAAGGATGCTCATAAATGAATTAACATGATACAAAAATATGGATAGTTAGTGGcagtttgtaaaaaaatatatttttagtgGTAAAAAGAAATGGATGCACCAATAAAccactttttttatctttagaGTGTATGCACCTGTAGTATTAACCCACAGTGTTTGTATTATGGGTTACATGTTAACAGATACATCCTTATCTTTTAAAGCCATGAAACATCTAGAAATACATAAACAAAATGCTACAACTTTCTAAGCCAGAACTTGGTTTCATTCatgctttttatttgatacccatgaagttCTGTGGGTTAAAACAATACTCCAAGTGGAACCTTATTTGAAGTAGCTGTATCTATGCTGTCTCAATTATGTATTCCTTTACCAATGTCTGGTTATTTCTCAGGTGAATGCTCAGCCGACTCCAAGTCCTGCTATGCAGGCAGGTTAGTTTAATTGTTTGGAATTCTAATTGTCAAGtttcctgtaaaaaaaaaataacaaatacatTTATCATGCTTCTCTCATTGCCCAAAAGATTTGATTGGTGGTATTGGGTCCTCGGCCCCTACCCCTGCCGGAGGTGCAGGTCTTTTGGTGGACGTGTTTGAGACGCCTTCTCCTGTTAGCACTGGTGCCTTGACCATGACTCAAGGTGCTGAGGAAATGCTACAAAAGTAAGTTGAAATTACTATTCTACAAATGAAAGTTAGAGAATGGCACTGTTAATAGGAGCTGGCAACtgggacatgacggaaaaacctggaaaacgtacaatggctataggttccttgttctacggactgattttcaaaacacaaataacgtgaggccgaagtgcataTAACCatattttggctttttaagataattattccttgatcatcattgcccatcagttcagggacgaaaagctcaaatttcaatgacactttacaaaaagtcgcatcaatttaaaaaaagttgcacttgatattttgtttgctataagttactaagtactcagagaaattctcctccttattcgatgtgaaatgggcttatttgaagcgtcacgtcatgttttttcgTCATGTCACCAACTGgtgaaaaaaatgtgttgAAGAAAGTGCAAAAGAAAGACTTCTTTTGACACTTTGGTGGTCCATCTGTCAGTTTTATTTCCTATGTACTTTTGAGGTCAAATTGTACATAGAGTCTCTTCGTTATCCCAGCAAATATGAAAGGGCAACCAATTCCATCAGCTCATTTTGGGTAGCTACTTGTTTTTGGTAAATTTTTGGTATAAAGTATAGAACTTTTTTAGAAAGTTATTTGGAGATTTTATCACATAATTTCCTTACCAATGTTGAATGAAAATAACCACAAAGTGTTACTAATAAAGCTCTCTAGGCATAACAACCTTTAGACCAGCATACCCCACATCAATTTTATGCT contains the following coding sequences:
- the LOC5521554 gene encoding AP-2 complex subunit alpha-2, whose protein sequence is MPAVKGEGMRGLAVFISDIRNCKSKEAEIKRINKELANIRNKFKGDKQLDGYQKKKYVCKLLFIFLLGHDIDFGHMEAVNLLSSNKYTEKQIGYLFISVLVSANSELIKLIVQSIKNDLSSRNAIFVCLALQCIANIGNQEMVDQLGSEVPKLLVSPDTSDSVKQCAALCVLKLFRLNENLLPPGEWTSRIVQLLNDKHLGVVTSATSLIQGLVQKSPDEYKGCIQLAVSRLSRIVTSSYTDLQDYTYYFVPAPWLCIKLIKLLQMYPPPDDPAISARLHECLDTILNKAQEPPKSKKVQHSNARNAVLFEAINLIIHMDSDQSLLIRGCNQLGQFLTHRETNLRYLALEGLCLMSNSEFSVDAVRKHQETVMGALKTERDVSVRQRAVDLLYAMCDKNNAEEIVSEMLEYLETADYSIKEEMVLKVAILSEKYATDYSWYVDTILTLIRIAGDYVSEEVWYRVIQIVINRDDIQGYAAKTVFEALQHPACHENMVKVGGYILGEFGNLIAGDPRSSPMVQFQLLHSKFPLCASSTRGLLLSTYIKFINLFPEIKPYIQEILRSDSNLRNSDAEIQQRALEYLKLSTVASPDVLATVLEEMPPFPERESSILAKLKKKKPNAVKERDEKPTDSSDKPTTNGQVSNAAPQVKVNAQPTPSPAMQADLIGGIGSSAPTPAGGAGLLVDVFETPSPVSTGALTMTQGAEEMLQKFVIKNTGVLYESDIIQIGVKSEFKEVEGRVGLFFGNKTSSQFVNFTATIQMPDDLGERLKAESSQVTPVIEGGAQVQQLITVKCVKDFYQCPFIVIQFSVNGISQQFVLKVPIFLAKFFTSVEMNSQDFFTRWKGLSSPQQECQKIFQAKYPMESGTIATKLSGFGLAIQNGVDPNPENFVCAGIIKMKVAGQVGCLLRLEPNRQAKMYRLTLRSSRPEVATHLCELLAEVF